TTGGAAGGCCAGTCCAAGATTAAGCTCTTGACAGCCTTTAGATAACTTTCACATCTAAGGCATTCCCAGTGGCTCAGTCACTTCTAGGGCCAAGAGTACCGTCGAATGGCTTGGCCTCAAATGGTACAAGGATGAACATTGGGCCTTTTGATCAATACGGCTGATTATCAATACAAGGATCTACAGTGACAAAACAAGCCTCCTTTGTCAAGTGGTCACTGGGTCTACAACCCCAGTGGGACTCTTAAGATGAATTAATTAACACTTTGAACTCTAAGGGACCAGCATTTTAATTCCTTAATCTTACAGCTACatcatttatttaactttaatttttttttaaaaaggtcaTTTCAAAGCACAGATTCAATATTTCACTCACGATACATCTTCTTGTGTACGCACCACACAGACAAGTTAACGTAACCGGGTCTTTAATAAACCTGTCATTACTCTTTTACCTTTTATAGGTTTGGACTATGTTAAACAGGTTATAACTAAATAGTTCAATTGCATACAACTGTTTATGAAAAAGGCTGCTATATTTTTCTCACAGCTCATTAACAAGAACGTATTGAATAAGGTAATATCGATTTTGCTTCGGTCTGTGACCATTTAGAGTCTCTCTCTGTTAATATGAATGGGAGGACGCTGGTCAAACTATGCTCTACTCCTGGACTGAACTGTGTCACACTGTGCAATATCTACTGTAAACAGGGCCTGAGTTAGGAAAGACATAATTACTCATCTATATCTGTCTTCGTCTGAACTGATTGGGCACTACAAAGACTGTCTCTAGGTGCTCCTCTGTGTTTCAGGGCCAATGGGATGATTATATTTTCAAGACCTTTTGGACATTTTTTGGGTGGGAGGATGATATCAAGCCGTTCAAGCATGTGCCCTTGAGGCAAAGGAATGTTTGCGCtgatttgttttttctgttgcCCAAAAAGGTCTACCAATATGATTTGCTGCCTCATAAGGGCTCGTCTATCTCCATGCCCATCCCTCAGCACGGCCTTGCACAATCATCAGTAAATACGGACTACGGGACCGACCGATATTAACATTTTGGTGCTGACATAAATACTGATTTTAGAGGGATACAATTACAGTCAGGGTGAAATACTTTTATGTTTTGTAGTTACTGAATATTGAAGGCTTTCTTCAGcacaaatatttcattaattaaaaaaaaagttaacagTTTACTCAAGTAAACACTACCCTTGGGTTTCAGtcgtgtgatttttttttttttttttttttgtggctgcAATTTTGGGGACACAGTGTCTGATTTTGTAGcataacataaatataaaatgtgtggaAGAATGATATACTTACACAGTCCCTATCCGTTCACTGAAGAGGGTCTCACTTCATTTAAATCTCCTTATGTCAATggagtaaaataaaattttgtCTCTTAATGAGGAGCAAAAAGCCATTATAaactgttagccacattagcattttcgtTCTAATGTTCTAATGGAATACTGTTAATATGTTAGCATTTCACTGTGACTGAATCTGAGTTATTCTTACCTAGATCATGTACAAATTTCATAacttaatttcaaatgtaataaaataacacttaaaccatttaaaataaagtgtaaaaCCATTTACAGTTGGCTATATGCTTCACACCTCCCATTAAAGTAGTGCATTGTATCAGTGTAGTTGTCTTACTTTTATTAtcagtacacagcaaattttccagtgttaaatcaacacaactaGTGTTAACTTTACACTCAGAGTGTTAAATTatgacactaacagtgttaatttaacacggGTGTATTAGCtgtgtgaagtgcactatgtagggaatatGGCGCTATTCGGGACGCAGCCTGAACTTTAATAAGTGACACGGGCGGAACTgggctctgtttacaaacatgacGCAGATACATTGGTTGGGGTTCCTCACTTTAATTTACTTAATTGTAACATCTAAATAAGAACTGGCACGTCGTATTTACATAATGTACGCTTATTACTTTACATTGATGAAGAAATTTAGGACTGAGCTTTGTCAAATTAATAGGCTAAGGCTGAGAGGTTCACTGTTTTGCTAATATGGCGAATACCATTTTATGAATGCCCCATTATGCTTTACGTTAAGGATCctaccatacacacacacacacacacacacacacacacacacacagagagagagagtctttcCAAAAGTAGAGAATTCTTTCCTTTTCCAAAGGAGTATGTGGAGGACTTGGCATGTATCATTTGCTCAGTGATGATAGGAGTAATTACCTCTCCACTGCTGGGTCAGCCACTCTTATCCTTACACCACAAGCAGAGCTGCTGAAGTTGTCTCTGAAAAAAGTGCAGAGATCTACAATCAAAATCTCACATGGACTctaataaaatgattaatatcTACCCAAATCATCAAACTAATAAGTCTTAAGCCTATGAGCCTTTCACAATACTGCTTCCTACTACACGACTGACTggaaaaatgaccaaaaaacCCTACCCATTTACCCTAGATTTCAGCTCTTACAAAGTAAGAGGTTGTAAGACTTTACCTAGTTTCGGCCACAGAGAGCCAAGAGAGTCTGGCAACGCGAGACTAGCCTTTACTCATGGTACTGTAGTAATTAAGTTTCagagatttttaaataaattactcTCCTGTTAAATGACTTTTATTTAGTTAGAAAAAACATTTGacttcaatattttatttatttacataatatttacacttttataCTTTTCAACACTTTTCTTAAGGAGTGAACCAATGTTTTTGCTAAGAATTAAATTTTTCTAACAATCTTCCACAGATTTAAAATAACTTGTGTGATACAGGATTGTGGACTGTTGTCTGCAGTGTGTAGGTTATTGTAGTGAACACGCTCGACACTCTAAAGTAAAGACTTCTTTAGCAACTGCCTTAATGTGTTCTATCAGAAATCATCCTACATTTTGTTCAATATTCGctcagagataaataaataaataaaattgtaataaattGTAAAAAGTTGTAATAATTTTAAAGCCTTACTGAACACTGGAAAtttattcagtaaaaaaaaaaggtacaaacaTTAATTTTACGTTTTGTCATGTGAGTACAACAAAAGGAGGAAATTAATATCAACAGAGCAATGTTATTTTTAGAACTTAGCTTTAATGGTGAAGCAAAGAATATGCTGCAAAATAAATTAGATATAAAACATAACAAGCACATTTTTCCCATTTGTACATCAATGTATTTTCACCACCTCATGTCGGATATCTGTACATACAAagttaacatttttaatgtcCAAAAGCTTCCTTCAACGTTGAGTCGTTTGTTTTTTGTCAGAACAAACGCAGTTAGTTGTTCGTGTGTCGTCTGGCTCAGATACAGTTCGTGTCACCAGACTGTGCGCTAACTGGAAGTATATTCATGGACAACAGGCAGAGACCGAGAGAAAACATTGTACATTGAGAAAGTTGAGACaatgttaaagaaaaaaaaaaaaaaaaatgaaaactggaATTTTGTGACAGAGATATATTTTGTTGGCCATGTCGGGTTGCTAATTTCAACTAGTACCACAGTCAGGTGGGGTAGTCTGAAGAGTTGTTCTGAAAGCTAGTTATACGTAGGTTCTTTGGTATACTCTATATATGATCCAAATGTACATATTCTTGTGTGGCTGATATGACAAGAATGTTGGTTTAGTGCAAATTCTCATCATTTTCCATCAACATTCATAATTTATAGGACAtggataataataacaataataacaaaataataataataataataataataataatagtttggCTCCAGTAGCTGGTCAAACTACTTATTTTTCAAGTATTTTTCcataaaaagaaagagaaaaagaaagaaaaccaacTATTTTCTTGTTGAGAaatggtatttaaaaaaaaaaaaaaaaaaacatccaatgACAACACGACAAGTTGCATAGTTCATTTTTCTCGGGGTCATATTTCCGAGACGCTTCTCTTTATTGCAGCGCAGAGAACATGGAATGACATTTTTATCTTGACCATGCACCCATTCcctcacacccacccacccccttcagataacaaaaatatattacgTTTTTGagtcttttttacatttatatgaaAGTGCCACAGAGATCAAACCAAGAGTCCCCAGTAGAAGGGTCCACAAACATAACGACAAGATAAACGACAGCGTTAGAAACTGTTCGTGGGCTCACGCAAACTGTTTTTCCACCGAGGAGAAGGTGTGTTAGAGGTTCCTGGCAGCAATTATGAGCAGCCGCACTCCTCTACGATCATATTCTGAATGTCCTTTTTGATGATCTTCTGTTCTTCATTGTAGTAGAGCATGGACATGGCACGAAGGCGCGTTGGAACGCAACACGATTTGATGTTGGTGAAAGGGCTGTAGCCACGCATGCGGTAGTGGTTGATGACGGTGGAGTGGAAAGAGAGTGCTGAGCCTGTAATGCTGGACACATGGCTGGGGCACTCGCCCTCGCAATAGTTGGCATGGTAGCCAGACGGCGCGATGATCCAGTCGCTCCAGCCGATGTCCTTGAAGTTCACGTAGAATTGACGTTTGCAGCAAGTGCGGATCTTGCCATCGCATTCTAGGCCACGCTTGTTGCGTCTGTGCAGCAGGTGATCCTCTGCTGGTCTTAGTGCCACCATCAGAAAGGGTCGGTGAGACTGTTCTTTCTCCTTCCCATCCCCTGAGGCGTATCCCAGGATGGGCATAGCTCCAGCGCCAGCGCACAGAGGGCAGGACACCCTCAGCCGGAGCTCAGCGGTGCCTCCTCTGTCCAGCAGCTCCTGGACACTGCGTCCCACAGGCAAAGTGTGCCATCCACTGCGCCGGGCGTCTACCGTCTTTTCAGACAAcacctcctcctgctcctgGTCATCCGGACTCGAGCCTGACCTGGGACTTCGAGCTTGTAGGAGCTTCAGGGATACCTTGCCTTTGCCTCGAATGCCCTTGGCCAACTTCAGGAAAAGCCATACGTTTGCTTGCTCCACCACGGACATGGTACCACTGTCTTTAGTGACATCGAATTTCACAACATCAGGAGCATCTCCtgcagagaacagaagagaaaggTTCATTAATCACCGAGGGTTGCTACCAACTCAAGTCGGAAAACTGTCACATCTCCAAATTATAACAGTTGCCTTCTTTCTGTCAGCAACCGATACTTGCAACATGTGAATAATACATGTGTCCACAGAGATGGACCAGTACGATTGCCTTGTTAACTTGGAAAATGAAGCAGAGGGGCGAAAAGAGGTCATGGCTCATGGGAGGCTACTGACCTGTGGTAATAAGGACAACAGAATACTGCTGTACCACTACAAAAGAGAATTTCCATTAGCACTAAAACATCCCTCACCTTACCACAGGCACCTTCAAAACAATTATCTGTTCCCAAACTACAGAAACAGTCAACTGATTTATGGTAAAGCCGCACTAATAAAGTGgtatttgttgtgtgttttggaGGGCAGCCATACGGATGAGAAACAGCTGAATGGAATCAGGACCCCAGGGGGCTTAGTAAACCAGCATAAACcaaactctctcactctctctctgtgtgagagtCAGATTTAGGAGCTTTCACAGTCGTTCTCCACCATCTGCAGTCCTTCGTCAACACCTAGCCCTTCTCCATAAAAACATTTCCTGCTGCTAAAATCCTGGCACTCCATTTGTGTACATAAAGTCTGTCATGTTATGACAAGGGCCTTCCCAATAACTCGCACATGACTGTGTGCTCTAAGCCCGCTCAGATTCAGTTACCACTGATGATTTATTGATCTGTGATACGCGCCGCTCTCGGCCGGCCAGACCCCACCTCCCAAAGAATAGCTGCTAATTCAATTATTTAGTCAACATGTCTGGATAAAATACATGATCTGTTATCTGAGATCGGTGAGCACGGCCCACTCACAAAACATCCGTTTTTAGACCCCTTTCTGTCCGACAGTGCGATGCCTCATAATGGGAACACAGGTGAGATTTTTACCAGGAATCCATGATACTTTCTTTCACCTCGTCATCTGATACAGCTCTGAAGAAAAGAGCTCTATGAAACTAAAGGAGGATTTCCTAagcatcattcattcatgattCAATCGCAACAGGTTGTCCATGCACTTAGAACAATGTCAGAGCGGATTTCTCTACTCCCTGCAGAAAAGTTGGCATGATAAGCCACCGATTACATTCAGGACTTTGTGCTCGCTCGGTGACCTACAGGGTctgtcaaaagtttggggacacctcCGCATCCTATTGAAGGTATGAGAACTTTGGCCACAGTTTGCACTTATTTTCTGTTGCAATAATAAAGAAATGTTACTGTCCCCCAACTACAAATTCTGAGAACTTCAAAGGCACTTCACACATATGACAGAAGGAATTATTTTTGAAGTTTAAACAAAGATAGAGTGGGCCACTTTACCCATCCAATGGCGGATAACGCTGTCAAACACACAGCTTAGTGAAAGATCGAGTGTCACAACACTGATGGTGGACTGACTTTACTCAGCTTTAAATTTCCATGACACTCTCTGTGACTGATGAAGCTGTGGCCTTCTTCTGATTTTAGTTTAGGAAGTGTTGGAACAGTCTGAAGGGTCATTGGAGTGGTAGCTACCAGACAGTTTGAATTGTAAACATAAAAATTGCATGTGTGCCATGGTCGGTGTCTTATGCCTGGGCCGCACTATGCAAGAACTCAACCGGATCTGAGGCCAATCTCTTACAGTAATCGCAAATGGCAGATAGTTGTGTTGTGTGGTAAATCCAGTCTTTAGATCTCAGAATATTCCGTATTTAGGACCCAACATTGTGTCGTTTTTTGGGGGGGCAGGGGGCGTGAGGATATTTGTTTTAGGGGGAATCTTGTTGTGAGTGTCTCTGATGATTAAAGAACtacaaaaagtaaaaaacacacctgtggaatCACTATTTGTGGTCCTCAACAATAAAATCATTTAagatttaaatatattgtgtTAAGAGCCCGGTCTAGGTGTTAAAGACAATAAATATATTGCCATCCCTGCAAATCATTCATGCTAAGCCGTTGCCTAATTTTTTATCAATGGgtgcaaacatacacacacacaccccccaccAAATGATAGCAGAGGGACTCAATATGCTGTTATCTATTTGCAGATGAAATGCCAACTTATTTTATCGACTCTGGTTCCTATTTGAACAAGACGTGACATTTGAGACTGCGAGTTGGACTTTATATCTTAATCTAGCAGGACCTTTTCTGTTTGTTCTCACAAATACGGAGTTTGCCGTAtttgtccgtgtgtgtgtgtgtgttttattaaccTGTGCCCCATGCATCCTCGGTGAGAAGGACTCTTTAGTAACACTTAAGTGGCAGGGGCAATGGCAGTGGCAGACAGAGGTCATCTGTGCATGTCGTCACGTAAAATCTCAGGGGCATGACCCTACAACGTctaataaacacacagtgaCCGGTGAATGATTATCACTGCAAACTGCCTAGTTTATCTGTGGAGAATGAGCACACTGACCTGCATTTATGGGCAAGATTCAGCAGagtattaaaaaatacaacatttctAGCTAATAGCTGGTCACCAGTTTGTTTGAAGATTAAACCAACATTGGCGTTCAGCAAAAACAACGTCTAGAGGATCCTCCGGATCAGTCTGAGAACCACCGTTCCCATTTACATTCCTTTAAGTAAGCGCATGAATACTCGAGACAGTCCCCCACATGGTCAGGCAGATGTTCTCCACAATGGAAAATCCCATCTTCCTAAAACCTGGTTCAAATGCACAGGGTCGAACAGGCAGGCGGGGGCATCGCAAAGTGGCCCTGTTATTATTAGTCACTCTGAAACACTCTCACCCTTCTTCATGAATGAGCAGGCAGGTTCAATAGATGGGTTGGAGCGCAGAGGCCACACAGGGTAGTGGAGAACATCACAAATAGCCGTGCATCTTTGGCACAAAGAGAACGGTCCTGACTCAGAGAATGTAAAAATTCCGTTAATGATGCCTTTGCTTCATTTGGGAAAAATGTGGATGAGTCTTCATCTTTCTATTTCTcccctgcttttcttttttctttcagtcAGTGCCGACACTTTGAAAGAAACCCCCACCACTCCCCCCCGGACCCAGCTGGGCCCAGAGTAATTATCGGGGCCCATATTTTGATGAATGGAGTAATTATGTTCTACTAACAaccctgtgtgtttgtatggatTCAAATCAGTCACCCTCCGTTCCGCCTTCCCGGGTGCATCGTAACGCCCTCTACTCTCATAAAGACACGGTGAGGTCCTTTATTTAATCTCAGGTCCACTGAAATGGGCCTATTAATAGCTATGAGCCTTTATGCGTATTTATGTAAGCAAGTGAGAGAAAGCATTGTCACGTGCTTTTCTGCACTCAAAGACATAATTAAACTAGGTGCCGTTGCAGGACCAGCAGTGGTCACTCCACAGAGGGAAAACATACATGAGTGCCTATCGGCAGCGTCACCGATGGCCACAAGGCACTAAATATAGACGCGCCCCTTGTTATCTTTAGAAACGCTCTCCTGCCACTGAAACGGCTGTTGGCCCTATAAACGAGATTCCGTAAGCTCATTCGTTTGTGCCTATAAGACCGGGTCTGATAGGATAAATGGCGCTGGACTTTTCTGTAGGAATGTCATATTGATTTGTGGCTCTGTGACATTGTTATAAAAAAGTCATGAGGAACCAATTAAAAATGGAATGCCTTCGCAGAACCTTCCCATCCCACACTATCTCTGTTGAACCCACTGGGATAGAGTAGGGCTATTAATGGCTGCTGCAGTGCATTCTGCAAGCCTGCATGCTATTCTTTAATGACTGGTCCCCCCCTTATTCTGAGGGCAGCAAAGACATCCTCTTGTCTGTAGGCTGCACTGTGATTAGAGGATTATTGCTCTGCTTGTCACACATGGGAGAGCACCGTGGACTGGAAACCCAGCAACTCCACAACAGGTAGACTCTCCTGTACAAATTCCTGTAACATTTCTTTCGATGTAGGTGTTTGTTTAATCATTAACGTGCATCCAGGTAAAATTCTACTAAATTCAACCTTTCCTTTATCTTAATCCAACACACATGCGAAGTTTTACCTCAATGCATTTCTAGAAAACTCTAGCAGGGACCAGGAGAATAAAGTCCAAATGAAATGTATTCTTCACGTCCAACTTGAAAAAGCAGTCAAATAAGTCAACACTGGTAAATATGTTCAGAAGCCAAACAAAATGGGTAACAACTTGGCCAAAGCTCTCATCTTCAGACGCAACTTCACAAGGACACAATCCTACTCCAGGAGGTTCAATTTCCAGTCTTTTCCCTACAGGCTTCCCTTTTTACCCACTGGTGTTTCACCTAAGCTGTCTGGAAATCTGAGCCCGCATCTCGAAACCTTCTGCCCTCAAATTTACACCTCAGCAGCACTGATACGGATCTTGTTCGTGAATGCCCCCTCAAAAGGAACTGGTTTTAAGAGCTGTTGAGAGGAGCACAGATATCTCGCCACACATCGGTAGCAGAGCTGAGAGTCAGGCAGAGTTTCCTGGCTGGATGTTCCACAGCTGGAGAGCATGTGTTCACCCATAGCAATCTTtctcccttttttctttctcacagTTTCATCCTTGGCCTGTTAATAAACAGACGATACAGAGAGTGCTTTTGAAGCTTGATAGAAACAGTGGCCAGTGTTTAGTGATTGATACTGAGCATCGTATATACAATCCTTTAGTGGCTGTGCTATGATGTCACAGAGAAATTGAGGTACTGAGGAGAATCTTCAGCACCCTACTCATTTTTATCTTCATATATTATTGATATATTATAAATCACAATGAAAAGCTATGGGATTATTTTAATACTGAAGTTTAATGCCAGCACATGCCTAATGGCAATATTCTGCATGACGATATTGATTGTATTGCTTGTAATAAATAGGAATAAATGCGATACTACAGGGACCTGATCTAAAAAATAAACTCTCAGAACTCCTACATGAAGGCATCATTATAAAGTGTTCACAGACACATTTCAAAACCCAAATTCAAAAGTGGGACTCACCTGGCTCTGCAAAGGTGATGATTTCAGAGGGCTGCTCATCCTCGTGCTCTCCAGTCTCCTCTGCCTCCTCCTCAATCTCCACCGTGCCATCCCGGGACACGCGGCCCATGTGCAGCTTGCGGAGGGCGTTGAGGAGGGCAGCACGGGGCACCGGATGGCTGATGTTGGGCCGAGCGTTGAGGTGCAGCATGCTGAGGATGTGCCTCTTCACTGCCTCCACCATACCGGGCTCTGAGGCTGCTGGGTCTTGCTGTAACTGCGCGAGGGCACAGGATGGGCATGGGGTGACTGGGTCCCCTGCGTCCCAGGATGCAGCCTCGggctcctgctgctgctgctttcgCTGCTGGGTCTGGATTTCCGGTCCCGCAGGTGTTGGGGAGCAGTGGCTGGGCAAGCAGCCGGACAGCAGAAGCAGCAGGGTCAGTGTTAGGGCaagggaggaggagaaggaggaggaggagcaggaggacaTCCTGGGCACGGGACAAAAGGAGGGTCAGATGCGGCCACAATCTCACGACTGATGGGTCCTGGCTGCACtgccagcagcagcagtggaCAACTGACTGCCCAGCCTGTTCAAGAACTGAGCAGGCGGGAAACAAGAGGCGCGAAGGCTAAAATAATCCTTATCTGTGAGAAGCAGCCATGGTGACAAAAGCAGAAAGACTCAGTCAAGAGGCGGGAGGCAGTCCTGGACAGGAGCGTCCCGGTCAGCGGGTAGATTCTGGTTTGGAGGTTTTGGTTCTGCTTGAGTACCTCTAAGGTTTTAGTCCCTCAGTCCTGGGTCCTGCTTGTGGCGCTGGCCGTGGTCCTGATGGTCCTGGTTCCGGTCCTGGTTCTGCCAAGCTTTGGACAGCAGAGGTGCGGAGCTGTGGAGAAACCTGACAGAGTGCAGCTCCCTGTGCCTGAGTTGAATGGTTTTGTGGAAAGTGGGCAGGGTTAGACAGTTCtctgactctttctctctctctctctccctctctctctctctctctctctctccctctgtcttcaCTGTGTGTAccctctcgctttct
This window of the Hoplias malabaricus isolate fHopMal1 chromosome Y, fHopMal1.hap1, whole genome shotgun sequence genome carries:
- the LOC136678966 gene encoding inhibin beta A chain-like; translation: MSSCSSSSFSSSLALTLTLLLLLSGCLPSHCSPTPAGPEIQTQQRKQQQQEPEAASWDAGDPVTPCPSCALAQLQQDPAASEPGMVEAVKRHILSMLHLNARPNISHPVPRAALLNALRKLHMGRVSRDGTVEIEEEAEETGEHEDEQPSEIITFAEPGDAPDVVKFDVTKDSGTMSVVEQANVWLFLKLAKGIRGKGKVSLKLLQARSPRSGSSPDDQEQEEVLSEKTVDARRSGWHTLPVGRSVQELLDRGGTAELRLRVSCPLCAGAGAMPILGYASGDGKEKEQSHRPFLMVALRPAEDHLLHRRNKRGLECDGKIRTCCKRQFYVNFKDIGWSDWIIAPSGYHANYCEGECPSHVSSITGSALSFHSTVINHYRMRGYSPFTNIKSCCVPTRLRAMSMLYYNEEQKIIKKDIQNMIVEECGCS